A single window of Enterobacteriaceae bacterium ESL0689 DNA harbors:
- a CDS encoding YchJ family protein → MSLLCPCGSALEYNACCQQYLSGRLLAPDPAKLMRSRYSAFVMKNADYLISTWHPSCQAQQFHADLEKGFTTTHWQGLTVFAIEKGRTPDEGFVSFIARFIDDKHPGVIIERSRFLKENGQWYYIAGSRPSLCRNAPCPCGSGKKFKKCCDQ, encoded by the coding sequence ATGTCACTATTATGCCCTTGCGGTAGTGCCCTGGAGTATAACGCATGTTGTCAGCAATATCTGAGTGGCAGATTACTGGCACCCGATCCCGCAAAACTGATGCGTTCCCGATACAGCGCTTTCGTGATGAAAAACGCCGATTATCTCATCAGCACCTGGCATCCCAGCTGTCAGGCACAACAATTTCACGCTGACTTAGAAAAAGGGTTCACCACCACGCACTGGCAGGGTTTGACTGTTTTTGCCATCGAAAAAGGTCGCACCCCTGATGAAGGCTTTGTCAGTTTCATCGCACGTTTTATCGATGATAAACACCCTGGGGTTATTATTGAGCGGTCACGATTCTTAAAGGAAAACGGACAATGGTACTATATCGCGGGCAGTCGGCCGTCACTCTGTCGTAATGCGCCTTGTCCATGTGGTTCAGGTAAAAAATTCAAAAAATGCTGCGACCAGTAA